The sequence below is a genomic window from Micromonospora aurantiaca ATCC 27029.
GCAGCGCCCGGCTGCGCGAGTGCGTCGACGTGATCCGGGCGCTGCTCGCAGGCGAGGAGGTCAGCCACGACGGCCTCGTCACGGTGGACCGGGCGAAGCTGTGGACCCGGCCGGAGGAGCCGCCCGCACTGGTCGGCGCCGCCGTGAGCATCGCCACCGCGCGCTGGTGCGCCGAGTGGGCCGACGGGCTGATCACCGTCAACGCGCCGGTCGAGCACCTGCGGCAGATGATCGACGCCTACCGGGACGCGGGCGGACGCGGCCCGCTGCACCTCCAGGTGCACGTGAGCTGGGCGCCCGAGCAGGAGCAGGCCGAGGCGATCGCGTACGAGCAGTGGCGCAGCAACGTGTTCGCGCCGCCGGTCTGCTGGGACCTGGAGACCCCCGAGCACTTCGACGTGGCGAGCGCCGACGTGCCGATGTCCAAGGTCGCCGAGACCGTGAACGTCTCCGCCGACCTGGGCCGGCACATCGGCTGGCTGGAGGAGTACGTGGCGCTGGGC
It includes:
- a CDS encoding TIGR03885 family FMN-dependent LLM class oxidoreductase, whose protein sequence is MATMTAFGFHASHEQIHPARLLEAVIHAERAGFDAAMCSDHFSPWSERQGQSGFAWSWLGAALQATNLSFGVVNAPGQRYHPAIIAQAIGTLGAMYPGRFWAALGTGEAANEHITGEAWPRKDIRSARLRECVDVIRALLAGEEVSHDGLVTVDRAKLWTRPEEPPALVGAAVSIATARWCAEWADGLITVNAPVEHLRQMIDAYRDAGGRGPLHLQVHVSWAPEQEQAEAIAYEQWRSNVFAPPVCWDLETPEHFDVASADVPMSKVAETVNVSADLGRHIGWLEEYVALGFDQIALHHVGQEQRAFIDTFGAEVLPKLRSAA